From a region of the Basfia succiniciproducens genome:
- the hybA gene encoding hydrogenase 2 operon protein HybA produces MDRRKFIKAGMLGGVASALPLNAAHAEVKNQEPIPGALGMLYDSTLCVGCQACVAECQKINGTPVNPKGEQTWSNNDKLSPFTRNVIQVWSEGEGTNKDQPQNGYAYIKKQCMHCVDPNCVSVCPVQALTKNPKTGIVGYDPDICTGCRYCMVACPFDVPKYDYDNPLGQISKCELCNQKGVERIDQGKLPGCCHVCPTGAIIFGSREELMAEAKRRLSMTQGTDYEFPRQHVNSKDKYQAKIPAYEQHIYGEIEGGGTQVLVLSGVPFENLGLPQLDEIATGARAAHLQHTLYRGMILPLVGLAGLTFITYRNMHGKKPEHHQEEDNNE; encoded by the coding sequence ATGGATAGACGTAAATTTATAAAAGCTGGCATGCTTGGCGGCGTCGCATCTGCGCTACCTTTAAATGCCGCTCATGCGGAAGTCAAAAATCAAGAGCCGATTCCCGGTGCCTTAGGCATGTTGTATGACTCTACGTTATGTGTGGGCTGTCAGGCTTGTGTGGCGGAATGTCAGAAAATCAACGGAACGCCGGTTAACCCGAAAGGCGAGCAAACCTGGTCCAATAACGATAAATTATCGCCTTTTACCCGTAATGTCATTCAGGTTTGGTCTGAAGGTGAAGGTACCAATAAAGATCAGCCGCAAAATGGTTATGCTTACATAAAAAAACAATGTATGCATTGCGTTGATCCGAACTGTGTGAGCGTTTGTCCGGTTCAAGCCCTGACGAAAAACCCGAAAACAGGTATTGTGGGCTACGATCCGGATATTTGCACCGGTTGCCGTTATTGTATGGTGGCTTGTCCTTTTGACGTGCCTAAATATGATTATGATAATCCTCTGGGTCAAATCAGCAAATGCGAACTTTGTAACCAAAAAGGCGTTGAGCGCATTGATCAAGGCAAATTACCCGGCTGTTGCCATGTTTGCCCGACCGGCGCCATTATTTTTGGTTCCCGCGAAGAATTAATGGCGGAGGCTAAACGCCGTTTAAGTATGACTCAGGGAACGGATTATGAATTTCCCCGCCAACATGTAAACAGCAAAGATAAATATCAGGCGAAAATTCCCGCTTACGAACAGCATATTTACGGTGAAATTGAAGGCGGCGGTACTCAGGTATTGGTTTTAAGCGGTGTACCTTTTGAAAACCTCGGTTTGCCTCAATTAGACGAAATAGCAACCGGCGCCCGTGCCGCTCATTTACAACATACTTTATACAGAGGCATGATTCTTCCTTTAGTCGGGCTTGCGGGGTTAACCTTTATAACTTACCGCAATATGCACGGTAAAAAACCAGAACATCACCAAGAGGAGGATAATAATGAGTAA
- the hybB gene encoding Ni/Fe-hydrogenase cytochrome b subunit, whose translation MSNPRPVGGRLISASILFFAPLAVICLALIVKRLFFGIGSVTALNGGYPWGLWIAFDLLVGTGFACGGWALAWTVYIFNKGKYHPLVRPALLASLFGYSLGGLSITIDMGRYWHLPYFFLPGQFNTNSVLFETAVCMTIYICVVTLEFAPVWLGFFGLKKLFKKLNKIMFFIIALGALLPMMHQSSMGSLMIVAGHKVHPAWQSYEMLPVFSLLTAFIMGFSIVIFEGSVVKASLAGQAPDERHLFSQLTKTAAVLIALFLMFRFGELIYNNKLHYVLGLFKFEAWMFWAEVWLMTLPLLALFLGERRNDGRWLFVSALSMLLGAALWRLDYSMIMYNPGNGYKYFPSGQELLISIGFVSIEVCAYILIIRLFPVLPVLKEANKETSEYIIAEKAALSENLAQKNS comes from the coding sequence ATGAGTAATCCGCGTCCTGTCGGCGGTCGATTAATTTCCGCATCGATTTTATTCTTCGCACCTCTTGCCGTGATTTGTTTGGCTTTAATCGTTAAACGTTTATTTTTCGGCATCGGTTCCGTAACCGCATTAAACGGCGGTTATCCCTGGGGGTTATGGATTGCCTTCGATTTATTAGTGGGAACCGGCTTTGCCTGCGGCGGTTGGGCTTTAGCCTGGACGGTTTATATTTTTAACAAAGGGAAATATCACCCGTTGGTTCGCCCCGCCTTATTAGCAAGCCTGTTTGGTTATAGTCTGGGCGGCTTATCCATTACTATTGATATGGGACGATACTGGCATTTGCCTTACTTCTTTTTGCCCGGTCAGTTTAATACGAATTCCGTGTTGTTTGAAACCGCGGTTTGTATGACTATTTACATCTGCGTGGTAACGCTGGAATTTGCGCCCGTATGGTTAGGTTTTTTCGGTTTGAAAAAACTGTTTAAAAAACTAAATAAAATTATGTTCTTCATTATTGCATTGGGCGCCTTGTTACCTATGATGCACCAATCTTCAATGGGATCATTAATGATTGTTGCCGGACATAAAGTCCACCCAGCCTGGCAAAGCTATGAAATGCTGCCGGTATTTTCCTTATTAACGGCGTTTATCATGGGATTTTCTATTGTTATTTTTGAAGGTTCGGTGGTAAAGGCAAGCCTTGCCGGTCAAGCGCCGGACGAGCGCCATTTATTCAGTCAGTTAACGAAAACCGCAGCGGTACTAATCGCATTATTCTTGATGTTCCGTTTCGGCGAATTAATTTATAACAATAAGCTGCATTATGTTTTAGGTTTATTTAAATTTGAAGCCTGGATGTTCTGGGCGGAAGTATGGTTAATGACATTACCTCTATTGGCATTGTTCCTTGGAGAACGGCGTAATGACGGTCGTTGGTTGTTCGTTTCCGCTTTAAGCATGCTATTAGGCGCGGCGCTATGGCGTTTAGACTACTCAATGATTATGTATAACCCGGGTAACGGCTATAAATATTTTCCTTCCGGTCAGGAATTATTAATTTCTATCGGTTTCGTGTCTATTGAAGTATGCGCCTATATTTTAATTATTCGCTTATTCCCGGTACTACCGGTATTAAAAGAAGCAAATAAAGAAACATCAGAATATATTATCGCTGAAAAAGCGGCGTTAAGTGAAAACTTAGCACAAAAAAATAGTTAG